The genomic DNA ATGATGGGCATCGGCGGCAGCGTGATCGGCTCGGGCCTGCTGTCGTATTGCTGGAACGGACACCGTGTCACGCCGATCAGCCCGATCGGTTTCGTGGTGGCCACGGCCGGCGCGTTCGTGCTGCTGTTCTTCTATCGACTGCTCAGCGGCCGGTTCCAACTCGAAGCGGGCGACAACGTCCGCGGCACGGAACCTTACTATCGCCGCTACGGCCGCCGCCGCGCCGACTACGCGCGACGGTACGATGACTAAGTAGCCTGAGTCGACGGGGCGATCGACACTCATTCACGGTTCGGGCGCCATGCTCAAACTCCTTGTTTGATCATGTGAAGCGCCAGGTCGACATGCTCACGGCTTAAGGGCTTGGGCATGGCCCTCTTTTACACTTTGTCAGTCTGCCGCGCGGCTGCCTGAGCTGACTTGCGTTGCAACTGCTGCTTGCGAATCAGGGCCGCCTCGTCGGCGATATTGAGCAGCGACAAGCGCGTGGCGCGGAACAACGCCCCGCTTCCCAATACCAGGCCGGTCACGCCCAGGAACCCGAGCAGCAAGCCCAGCCCCGCCAGGGCCCAAAACCAGACAGCGTCCTGATAATTGACCAAAGCCGCGCCCAGCAGCGTCACCAGCGTGGCGGCGGCAAACGCCCCCAGCGCCAGGTAGACGTCGCGCAAGGCCCGCAGCAGCAGGCCTCCCTGAATCTCGACGCGATTGACCTGATCGATCAGCAAGGCCGTTTGCTCTTCGGAAAGATTCGGCGACTCGGCCTTGGCGAATAG from Planctomycetota bacterium includes the following:
- a CDS encoding GlsB/YeaQ/YmgE family stress response membrane protein, which codes for MEPFELPSQLQHILSDVLIWIGFGTVVGLVAKAIMPGRDPGGAIATLMMGIGGSVIGSGLLSYCWNGHRVTPISPIGFVVATAGAFVLLFFYRLLSGRFQLEAGDNVRGTEPYYRRYGRRRADYARRYDD
- a CDS encoding DUF2721 domain-containing protein, producing the protein MDAISVSQSPFAVLTFIAAPALLTNASSVLALSTTNRMLRTRDRMQELFAKAESPNLSEEQTALLIDQVNRVEIQGGLLLRALRDVYLALGAFAAATLVTLLGAALVNYQDAVWFWALAGLGLLLGFLGVTGLVLGSGALFRATRLSLLNIADEAALIRKQQLQRKSAQAAARQTDKV